A stretch of Porites lutea chromosome 5, jaPorLute2.1, whole genome shotgun sequence DNA encodes these proteins:
- the LOC140936590 gene encoding uncharacterized protein, whose translation MTVFTKRNSGRNLQNREEIQRNSQPSPFACSSHISHMLIELAWGCPGLFLRVSVVIGLKIARKKTFRHVRLVTRKGKRSRVRMEETISKDNILISRKKAAQERKLQKKRELDRAYYLQNREKKIAQVKQRRQEKRELPTRPSRTRRELKRDQERDQIKEKRRSIRDSVQAKRALIREQTRERVRKYRERRRQESNVEEILGGGAAFPNRTSRKRATDKVKTTLPASPAKKAAVLESLVSSPRTRKQLEKRGVVTTPEEQREVATLKALASDISSGLDKVKASGSNEKRAAFTAFKSLAFGENIKKSRAKRSLGKLVNLNEKSISKAIKRRESILKGDTPSWLYTKRKVRQDAISEEDAKKVFNYWAHTASRPTGDKKDVLKQRIGKEEYVKHAKHVLEKTQTDAFREFLELHPEVKIRQRKFESLKPFFVKQAKERDRRSCLCRKHVEMQIVFKSCMKYRKELVRKSANIDESFVIKSVTEAAEKTLCPKPEGINYHNIKCLERECTECGVDNIEFLPEETSGEGTVSWSRYEYVSTGKFLTNGQEKKKIALVQKETPPSELFGYFKELLVEYPRHSFMARWQRQQLDSLLDNLPLKHVVCVHDYSEGYACRSQDEIQSEYFDVAKVSLHVTILHRHAVEAIDGVKSTEENPHLVKEHIFVISEDPVQDHDSVHTCQALIAKYLLDISCKVERMHEFTDGCAAQYKSRHCVGDLSCSLADFGFIIQRNYFETSHAKGEQDAAGSHVKQKVSQAVLTRSATINSAKAMHKFLTEKFTQPAASSFTARTNSVQLKRRVFFYVPGKGEGAVIRNRPGRKFKEVKGIRKLHCIKSGSEQEKVLARQRSCYCISCILDDEENCSNKAWLDDWKEVLVSRDGSVATTRQTTQEFGLDQGTASHIADLAVKGSTVAIAAEDDPMYDFYLLKLTSDGVEELDENYTDDYEFTALRGTQVLKGHFYLRDNIHDMTFTLDENRTAVVYASTVRQICGDIPCKKRGRKYIYKLPLKENEEIIASL comes from the coding sequence ATGACCGTGTTCACAAAGCGTAACTCAGGAAGGAATCTACAAAACCGTGAGGAAATTCAGCGCAACTCGCAACCTTCTCCGTTCGCCTGTTCCTCGCATATCAGTCACATGCTTATAGAATTAGCTTGGGGGTGTCCCGGTTTGTTTCTCAGGGTTTCTGTCGTCATTGgtttaaaaatagcaagaaagAAAACCTTCAGACACGTGCGATTAGTCACTCGTAAAGGCAAAAGGTCGAGAGTGCGAATGGAAGAAACAATATCAAAGGACAATATTCTAATTTCACGCAAGAAAGCAGCTCAAGAGAGAAAGctgcaaaagaaaagagagCTAGATAGAGCATATTATCTTCAGAATCGTGAGAAAAAGATCGCTCAAGTCAAACAAAGAAGGCAAGAGAAACGAGAGCTTCCCACGCGACCTTCCAGGACTAGACGCGAACTCAAGCGCGACCAGGAGAGAGACCAGATCAAGGAAAAAAGGCGGTCTATCCGAGATTCTGTTCAAGCCAAGAGAGCTTTAATCAGAGAACAGACAAGAGAGAGAGTCCGAAAATATCGTGAAAGACGGAGACAGGAGAGCAATGTGGAAGAAATTCTGGGCGGGGGCGCCGCATTTCCGAACAGGACGTCGAGAAAACGCGCGACTGATAAGGTGAAAACTACCCTCCCAGCTTCACCAGCCAAAAAGGCAGCTGTTCTAGAAAGCTTAGTAAGTAGCCCGAGAACAAGAAAACAGCTGGAAAAGAGGGGAGTGGTTACTACACCAGAGGAACAAAGAGAGGTAGCTACGCTCAAAGCATTAGCTTCTGACATTTCCAGCGGACTTGACAAAGTCAAGGCTTCAGGGTCAAACGAAAAGAGAGCAGCATTTACCGCATTTAAATCTTTGGCTTTTGGAGAAAATATTAAGAAGTCAAGAGCGAAAAGATCCTTAGGGAAACTAGTTAACCTCAATGAAAAAAGCATTAGTAAAGCCATCAAACGTCGAGAAAGCATTCTCAAAGGTGACACGCCCAGCTGGCTTTATACTAAGAGAAAGGTTCGGCAAGACGCTATATCGGAGGAAGATGCCAAAAAAGTCTTCAACTACTGGGCTCATACGGCAAGTCGTCCTACAGGAGACAAGAAGGATGTTTTAAAACAACGCATTGGGAAAGAAGAGTATGTGAAACACGCAAAGCATGTGTTGGAAAAAACGCAAACTGATGCTTTTAGAGAATTTCTTGAGCTACACCCAGAAGTGAAGATTCGCCAAAGGAAGTTTGAAAGCTTGAAGCCTTTCTTTGTGAAGCAGGCAAAGGAACGTGATAGGAGGTCTTGCTTATGCAGGAAACACGTGGAAATGCAAATAGTGTTTAAAAGCTGCATGAAATACCGTAAGGAGCTCGTAAGAAAGTCTGCCAATATAGACGAATCATTTGTCATCAAAAGCGTAACAGAGGCTGCAGAAAAAACCCTTTGTCCGAAGCCAGAAGGCATCAACTATCACAACATCAAATGCTTAGAGCGTGAATGCACAGAATGTGGTGTAGACAATATTGAGTTCCTGCCAGAGGAGACTTCAGGAGAGGGAACTGTCAGCTGGTCACGTTATGAGTATGTTTCAACAGGGAAGTTCCTTACTAATGGCcaagagaagaagaagatcGCCCTAGTGCAGAAGGAGACACCACCATCGGAGCTCTTTGGCTATTTCAAGGAGCTCCTTGTTGAATACCCCAGGCACTCCTTCATGGCAAGATGGCAGCGTCAGCAGCTCGACAGTTTGCTGGACAACCTCCCCCTGAAACATGTTGTCTGTGTGCACGACTACTCAGAGGGTTATGCATGCAGATCGCAAGACGAAATTCAGTCTGAGTACTTTGACGTTGCCAAGGTATCTCTACACGTCACCATACTGCACCGCCACGCTGTGGAAGCAATTGATGGTGTGAAGAGCACTGAAGAGAATCCCCACCTTGTTAAAGAGCACATTTTTGTTATCTCAGAGGATCCTGTGCAAGATCACGACAGTGTGCATACATGCCAGGCTCTAATAGCAAAGTATTTGCTTGACATTAGCTGCAAGGTTGAACGGATGCATGAATTTACAGATGGCTGCGCCGCCCAATACAAGTCCAGGCATTGTGTTGGTGACCTATCCTGCTCTCTTGCTGACTTTGGCTTTATCAttcaaagaaattattttgagACATCGCACGCTAAAGGAGAGCAAGATGCAGCTGGATCGCATGTGAAACAAAAAGTCAGCCAAGCAGTCCTTACCAGATCAGCCACCATCAATAGCGCAAAAGCTATGCACAAGTTTTTAACAGAGAAGTTTACCCAGCCTGCAGCATCAAGCTTCACTGCAAGAACAAACTCTGTTCAACTGAAGCGTCGTGTGTTCTTTTATGTTCCTGGTAAGGGTGAAGGGGCAGTCATCAGAAATAGACCAGGGAGGAAGTTCAAGGAGGTGAAGGGCATCAGGAAATTGCACTGCATAAAATCTGGCTCAGAGCAAGAGAAAGTGCTTGCAAGACAACGTTCCTGCTACTGCATTAGCTGCATTCTTGACGATGAGGAGAACTGCTCCAACAAAGCATGGCTGGATGATTGGAAGGAGGTCCTTGTCAGCAGAGATGGCTCAGTAGCTACCACTAGGCAGACTACACAAGAATTTGGCCTAGACCAAGGCACAGCCTCTCACATAGCTGATTTAGCAGTCAAGGGGAGCACTGTAGCCATAGCTGCCGAAGATGACCCGATGTATGACTTCTACCTCCTTAAACTCACATCGGATGGGGTGGAGGAGTTAGATGAGAACTACACAGATGATTATGAATTCACTGCACTCAGAGGGACACAAGTGTTAAAAGGACACTTCTATTTGCGAGACAACATCCATGATATGACATTCACTCTAGATGAGAACCGAACTGCAGTTGTCTATGCTTCCACTGTGAGGCAGATATGTGGTGATATCCCATGCAAAAAAAGGGGGCGAAAATATATCTACAAGTTGCCTTTGAAGGAAAATGAGGAGATAATTGCTTCTttatga